One window of the Amycolatopsis mediterranei genome contains the following:
- a CDS encoding PQQ-dependent sugar dehydrogenase, whose amino-acid sequence MAPRPPWRAVLAGTAVAALGLTALTPVNAFAVTSGAEPQTPAGGQAPLGPPKAAADTDYESENATVVQGVVESNHAGYSGTGFVNFDNVTGSYVEYSVNAAQAGTHTLTFRYANGTADNRPVKLTVDGGDKGTVDFPATGAWTTWKTVTATVQLTAGVNKVRTTATTANGGPNADKLTDTFTAPVDPEPPTPPTNLKASNILATAATFTWTAATDNVGVVRYEINRGGNVLKTVDGNTTSATVDNLTPNTAYDISVGAYDAAGNPSQQSNVVTFTTPPSNDTTPPSVPGNLRSTGVTANSVSLAWNASTDDSGTISGYDVYQGSTKVATTTSLSTTITDLDPNTSYTFTVKARDPDGNTSAASNAVTAKTSAPGGAGGIPEYDKDIAKVDLGWAVDFLPNGNALVTERDRFEVLLVTPSGQKTTLGKVPGAVGTNGEGGLLGLAISPNWASDHAIYLYHTASGDNRIVKMTYDGSTLSSTSTPVLTGIAKNRYHNGGRIKFGPDGKLYATVGDAKNSDNAQNKSSLNGKILRLNPDGSAPSDNPFYATGGNARYVWSYGHRNPQGLAWDSRGQLWAAEFGESSQDELNLIQKGGNFGWPSCEGTQGSCSGYIAPKKTWPTSQAGPSGVEIVNDWIYIAGVTGEQLFATQINAAGTGVGTVSTLFSGRWGRLRSVTKTPDGGLWLTSTNNDKNGGTPSVLDNVIVRLKFPGGSTPGGFKLTSSAFADNATIPDKYTCAGDGTAGQDPSPPLAWGAADGAKGYAIVFADVANSGNKLHWAIWDVPAATKSLPEGLGAGYTVPNQGGAKQKAMGSGANAQKFFGPCPGGSSHPYTFTLYALNTATVPGLTSSSTMAQIETAIKGASTANVVLRGKSSAAA is encoded by the coding sequence GTGGCACCCCGTCCACCGTGGCGCGCGGTACTGGCCGGTACCGCGGTCGCGGCGCTCGGCCTCACCGCGCTCACCCCGGTAAACGCTTTCGCAGTGACTTCTGGGGCCGAGCCCCAGACCCCGGCCGGGGGGCAAGCCCCCCTGGGCCCCCCGAAAGCGGCAGCGGACACCGACTACGAGTCCGAGAACGCCACCGTCGTCCAGGGCGTGGTCGAATCGAACCACGCCGGGTACTCAGGCACCGGGTTCGTCAACTTCGACAACGTCACCGGCAGCTACGTCGAATACTCCGTGAACGCGGCCCAGGCGGGCACGCACACGCTGACCTTCCGCTACGCCAACGGAACCGCCGACAACCGGCCGGTCAAGCTGACCGTCGACGGCGGCGACAAGGGCACCGTCGACTTCCCCGCCACCGGCGCGTGGACGACCTGGAAGACCGTCACCGCGACCGTGCAGCTCACCGCGGGCGTCAACAAGGTCCGGACCACCGCGACCACCGCCAACGGCGGCCCGAACGCCGACAAGCTCACCGACACCTTCACCGCGCCGGTCGACCCCGAGCCGCCGACGCCGCCGACGAACCTGAAGGCGAGCAACATCCTGGCGACGGCCGCGACCTTCACCTGGACCGCCGCGACCGACAACGTCGGCGTCGTCCGCTACGAGATCAACCGCGGCGGCAACGTCCTCAAGACCGTCGACGGGAACACCACGAGCGCGACCGTCGACAACCTGACGCCGAACACGGCCTACGACATCTCCGTCGGCGCGTACGACGCCGCCGGCAACCCGTCGCAGCAGAGCAACGTGGTCACCTTCACCACGCCGCCGAGCAACGACACCACCCCGCCCAGCGTGCCGGGCAACCTGCGCTCCACCGGCGTCACCGCGAACAGCGTCTCCCTGGCGTGGAACGCTTCCACGGACGACAGCGGCACCATCTCGGGCTACGACGTCTACCAGGGCAGCACCAAGGTGGCGACGACGACGTCACTGAGCACGACCATCACGGACCTCGACCCGAACACGTCCTACACCTTCACGGTCAAGGCCCGTGACCCCGACGGCAACACCTCGGCCGCCAGCAACGCCGTCACGGCGAAGACCAGCGCTCCGGGCGGCGCCGGGGGCATCCCGGAGTACGACAAGGACATCGCGAAGGTCGACCTCGGCTGGGCCGTGGACTTCCTCCCGAACGGCAACGCGCTGGTGACCGAGCGGGACCGGTTCGAGGTCCTGCTGGTGACGCCGTCCGGCCAGAAGACCACGCTGGGCAAGGTGCCGGGCGCGGTCGGCACCAACGGCGAAGGCGGCCTCCTCGGCCTGGCCATCTCGCCGAACTGGGCGTCCGACCACGCGATCTACCTGTACCACACCGCTTCCGGCGACAACCGGATCGTGAAGATGACCTACGACGGCAGCACGCTGTCGTCGACGTCGACGCCGGTGCTGACCGGGATCGCGAAGAACCGCTACCACAACGGCGGCCGGATCAAGTTCGGTCCCGACGGCAAGCTGTACGCCACCGTCGGCGACGCCAAGAACAGCGACAACGCGCAGAACAAGAGCTCGCTCAACGGGAAGATCCTGCGGCTCAACCCCGATGGCTCGGCGCCGAGCGACAACCCGTTCTACGCCACCGGCGGCAACGCCCGGTACGTCTGGAGCTACGGCCACCGCAACCCGCAGGGCCTGGCCTGGGACTCCCGCGGCCAGCTGTGGGCGGCGGAGTTCGGCGAGAGCAGCCAGGACGAGCTCAACCTGATCCAGAAGGGCGGCAACTTCGGCTGGCCCAGCTGCGAAGGCACGCAGGGCAGCTGCAGCGGCTACATCGCCCCGAAGAAGACCTGGCCGACGTCGCAGGCCGGGCCGAGCGGGGTGGAGATCGTCAACGACTGGATCTACATCGCCGGCGTGACCGGTGAGCAGCTGTTCGCCACGCAGATCAACGCCGCGGGCACCGGCGTCGGCACGGTGTCGACGCTGTTCTCCGGGCGCTGGGGCCGGCTGCGCTCGGTCACGAAGACCCCGGACGGCGGGCTCTGGCTGACCTCGACGAACAACGACAAGAACGGCGGCACGCCGTCGGTGCTGGACAACGTGATCGTGCGGCTGAAGTTCCCGGGCGGCAGCACGCCCGGCGGCTTCAAGTTGACCAGCTCCGCCTTCGCCGACAACGCCACCATCCCGGACAAGTACACCTGCGCCGGCGACGGCACGGCGGGCCAGGACCCGTCGCCGCCGCTCGCGTGGGGTGCCGCCGACGGCGCGAAGGGTTACGCCATCGTGTTCGCCGACGTCGCCAACAGCGGCAACAAGCTGCACTGGGCGATCTGGGACGTCCCGGCGGCCACGAAGTCGCTGCCGGAAGGCCTCGGCGCGGGGTACACCGTGCCGAACCAGGGTGGCGCGAAACAGAAGGCGATGGGCAGCGGGGCGAACGCGCAGAAGTTCTTCGGCCCCTGCCCGGGCGGTTCGAGCCACCCGTACACGTTCACGCTCTACGCCCTGAACACCGCCACGGTCCCCGGCCTGACGTCGTCCTCGACGATGGCCCAGATCGAAACGGCGATCAAGGGCGCGTCGACGGCGAACGTGGTGCTGCGCGGCAAGTCCAGCGCCGCCGCCTAG
- a CDS encoding coproporphyrinogen III oxidase yields MPSGDRRDAVRAIVSAGQRELVAELERLDGGGRFGRSGRTRRLENGDVFERAVVSAAFSDEYFAAGLSVVLHPRNPYVPAFQAHFRYREAADAWWFGGSVDLLPCYGFASDATHFHRVLKNHCDTLDPAFHAQAKRACDDRFRLPHRDEARGIGGILFDHLSLPGPDGWRRSAAFTAAGIAAIAPAYFPIVRRRKDVPHGERERQWQLYRRGRYVEFTLVHDAATAVQADAEAILSALPPLARWEAEFTPEPGSAEAELASFLVPRDWAAETPVTAG; encoded by the coding sequence ATGCCTTCAGGGGACAGACGCGACGCCGTCAGGGCGATCGTCAGCGCGGGCCAGCGGGAGCTGGTCGCCGAGCTGGAACGCCTCGACGGCGGTGGGCGCTTCGGCCGCTCCGGCCGCACGCGGCGGCTGGAGAACGGTGACGTCTTCGAGCGCGCCGTCGTCAGCGCGGCCTTCTCGGACGAGTACTTCGCGGCCGGGCTGTCGGTCGTGCTCCACCCGCGCAACCCGTACGTGCCGGCGTTCCAGGCGCACTTCCGCTACCGCGAAGCCGCGGACGCGTGGTGGTTCGGCGGCAGCGTCGACCTCCTGCCCTGCTACGGCTTCGCCTCGGACGCGACGCACTTCCACCGCGTCCTGAAGAACCACTGCGACACGCTCGACCCGGCGTTCCACGCCCAGGCGAAGCGAGCGTGCGACGACCGCTTCCGGCTCCCGCACCGCGACGAGGCCCGCGGCATCGGCGGCATCCTCTTCGACCACCTGAGCCTGCCCGGCCCGGACGGCTGGCGGCGGTCGGCGGCCTTCACGGCGGCGGGCATCGCCGCGATCGCCCCGGCGTACTTCCCGATCGTGCGGCGGCGCAAGGACGTGCCGCACGGCGAGCGCGAACGGCAGTGGCAGCTCTACCGCCGCGGCCGGTACGTGGAGTTCACGTTGGTCCACGACGCGGCGACCGCGGTACAGGCCGACGCCGAGGCGATCCTGTCGGCGTTGCCGCCGCTGGCGCGGTGGGAAGCGGAGTTCACGCCCGAGCCGGGGAGCGCGGAGGCGGAGCTGGCGTCGTTCCTGGTTCCGCGCGACTGGGCGGCCGAAACCCCGGTGACGGCAGGCTGA
- a CDS encoding PPOX class F420-dependent oxidoreductase gives MREMSREEWWKFASEGTRTGMLGLVRKDGSPIVTPIWFLLNEGPDGDELIFTTGTETLKGKAIARDGRISLAVDDQKPPFSYVQFTAEARLTHDLDDMLEWATKLGDRYMGVEQGEAYGKRNAVPEESLVRAKITKVIARADIAG, from the coding sequence ATGCGTGAGATGAGCCGCGAAGAGTGGTGGAAGTTCGCGTCCGAAGGCACCCGCACCGGCATGCTGGGCCTGGTCAGGAAGGACGGCTCCCCGATCGTCACCCCGATCTGGTTCCTGCTGAACGAAGGCCCGGACGGCGACGAGCTGATCTTCACCACCGGCACCGAGACGCTCAAGGGCAAGGCCATCGCCCGCGACGGGCGCATCTCGCTGGCCGTCGACGACCAGAAGCCGCCGTTCTCCTACGTCCAGTTCACCGCCGAGGCGCGGCTGACCCACGACCTCGACGACATGCTCGAGTGGGCGACGAAGCTGGGCGACCGGTACATGGGTGTCGAGCAGGGCGAGGCGTACGGCAAGCGCAACGCCGTCCCGGAGGAATCCCTCGTCCGGGCGAAGATCACCAAGGTGATCGCGCGGGCCGACATCGCCGGCTGA
- a CDS encoding TIGR03620 family F420-dependent LLM class oxidoreductase: MMKLGPLGATHTALDTDTAVAVELEELGYATLWLAGGQGNNLPRITEVLRGTSRIQVASGILSVDRVPSASVASAYADLPAGRFVVGLGGAHGARPLAALNDYLDELDDTVPASARILSALGPRMLELARDRASGAYPYLVTTDYVASAREILGADRQLAVLMSVVAETDQAKVREAVRGGSLKFLAGMPGYAANFRRMGFTDADIADLSDRLVDGLTVWGDFDTVVARLQEYRDAGADQVVVPLGGLPREWWPELVKALD; the protein is encoded by the coding sequence ATGATGAAACTGGGGCCGCTGGGGGCCACTCACACCGCACTGGACACCGACACGGCCGTGGCGGTCGAGCTCGAAGAGCTGGGCTACGCCACGCTGTGGCTGGCCGGTGGCCAGGGCAACAACCTGCCGCGGATCACCGAGGTCCTCCGCGGGACATCGCGGATCCAGGTGGCGAGCGGGATCCTGTCGGTGGACCGGGTGCCGTCGGCTTCCGTGGCTTCGGCGTACGCGGATCTGCCGGCCGGGCGGTTCGTCGTCGGCCTCGGCGGGGCGCACGGGGCTCGTCCGCTGGCGGCGCTGAACGACTACCTCGACGAGCTCGACGACACCGTGCCTGCGTCCGCCCGGATCCTCTCCGCGCTCGGGCCCCGGATGCTCGAGTTGGCGCGCGACCGCGCTTCGGGCGCCTACCCGTACCTGGTGACGACGGACTACGTCGCCTCGGCGCGGGAAATCCTGGGCGCGGACCGGCAGCTGGCGGTGCTGATGAGCGTCGTCGCCGAGACCGACCAGGCCAAGGTGCGCGAGGCCGTGCGGGGTGGCTCGCTGAAGTTCCTGGCCGGGATGCCGGGCTACGCGGCCAACTTCCGGCGGATGGGCTTCACCGACGCGGACATCGCGGACCTGTCCGACCGGCTGGTCGACGGCCTGACCGTGTGGGGCGACTTCGACACCGTCGTCGCGCGGCTGCAGGAGTACCGGGACGCGGGGGCCGACCAGGTCGTCGTCCCGCTCGGCGGCTTGCCGCGCGAGTGGTGGCCGGAGCTGGTGAAGGCACTGGACTAG
- a CDS encoding YybH family protein, whose amino-acid sequence MPRHLDTSFGPGARNRLDEAGNPGREGALAALESFYYAFNQRDLDAFGRVWTSDPLAQLNNPLGGVLRGGEAITELYERVFHGPARVTVTFGDIVEYSGAGHAVFAGRETGEYRVTETVPLSIRTTRFFAYEAGRWVQVHHHGSIDDAGALAAYQRAIRG is encoded by the coding sequence GTGCCCCGACACCTCGACACGTCCTTCGGCCCCGGCGCGCGCAACCGCCTCGACGAAGCGGGCAACCCCGGCCGCGAGGGTGCGCTGGCCGCGCTCGAATCGTTCTACTACGCCTTCAACCAGCGCGATCTCGACGCGTTCGGCCGGGTCTGGACGAGTGATCCGCTGGCCCAGCTGAACAACCCGCTCGGCGGCGTCCTCCGCGGCGGCGAAGCGATCACCGAACTGTACGAGCGGGTTTTCCACGGCCCGGCCCGCGTCACGGTCACCTTCGGCGACATCGTCGAGTACTCCGGTGCCGGTCACGCGGTGTTCGCCGGCCGCGAGACCGGCGAGTACCGCGTGACCGAAACCGTCCCCCTGAGCATCCGCACGACGCGGTTCTTCGCCTACGAAGCCGGGCGCTGGGTGCAGGTCCACCACCACGGCAGCATCGACGACGCCGGCGCGCTCGCCGCCTACCAGCGGGCGATCCGCGGCTAG